Proteins encoded by one window of Aphidius gifuensis isolate YNYX2018 linkage group LG2, ASM1490517v1, whole genome shotgun sequence:
- the LOC122849921 gene encoding uncharacterized protein LOC122849921, translating to MGIRSSAPVKSNNLRERLKNNHHHYHHHHDHNDPLTSTDGQIPSSSPPLRKYKYENKKLTTNPFLIFYLRLKSKKPRQHVTVIAKIAGKLWTKMTPEQRKKYIDIAEAEKKRREEKKRKKKRKKHYISNSLKK from the exons atgggCATAAGAAGCTCAGCCCCAGTTAAATCAAACAATCTCAGAgaacgtttaaaaaataaccaccatcattatcatcatcatcatgaccACAATGATCCATTAACtag CACAGATGGACaaataccatcatcatcaccaccattaagaaaatataaatatgagaataaaaaattaacaacaaatccatttttaatattctatcTTCGtcttaaaagtaaaaaaccaAGACAACATGTCACAGTTATTGCTAAAATTGCTGGTAAATTGTGGACAAAAATGACACCAgaacaacgaaaaaaatacattgatattgcagaagctgaaaaaaaacgtagagaagaaaaaaaaagaaaaaaaaagagaaaaaaacattacatatcaaattcattgaaaaaataa
- the LOC122849923 gene encoding group XIIA secretory phospholipase A2, with protein MDISKYRKWIIYFLTFMAYAWSGYGAGILGNLKDAVLAAETVFGDFFENAITVVKKIKDIHEVFDAAVEENCVFKCPSGATPKPDRNHVPQSDGCGSLGININHEYLPLTEMTKCCDQHDICYDTCLSDKEKCDLDFKRCLYKYCEGYKNTGVTIVNTCKAAAKMLFTGTTALGCKSFVDAQKQACWCGDKNKYKKKSWFNHGGEL; from the exons atgGACATATCAAAATATCGTAAatggataatatattttttaacattcatGGCATATGCATGGTCTGGTTATGGTGCTGGTATATTGGGTAATTTAAAAGATGCTGTACTTGCTGCTGAAACAGTATTtggtgatttttttgaaaacgcAATAactgttgttaaaaaaatcaaagatatCCATGAAGTATTTGATGCTGCTGTTGAAGAAAATTGTGTATTCAAATGTCCATCAG gAGCAACACCAAAACCAGACAGAAATCATGTACCACAAAGTGATGGATGTGGATCATTAGGAATAAAT ATTAATCATGAATACTTGCCACTCACTGAAATGACAAAATGTTGTGATCAACATGACATATGCTACGACACTTGCCTGagtgataaagaaaaatgtgatttagattttaaaagatgtttgtataaatattgtgAGGGCTATAAAAATACTGGTGTTACAATTGTGAATACTTGTAAAGCAGCAGCTAAAATGTTATTCACTGGTACCACAGCATTGGGATGTAAAAGTTTTGTTGATGCACAAAAACAAGCATGCTGGTgtggtgataaaaataaatataaaaaaaagtcatggTTTAATCATGGTGGTGAACTATGA
- the LOC122849924 gene encoding glutaredoxin-C3-like isoform X2 encodes MPAAREFVESAIAADTVVIFSKSSCPYCKMAKEVFDKLNQAYKAIELNERKDGDEIQDVLLEMTGARTVPRVFIKGECIGGGTDCKKMFDNGELQKKL; translated from the exons ATGCCAGCAGCCAGAGAATTCGTTGAGAGTGCTATTGCAGCAGATACTGTTGTTATTTTCTCCAAGAGCAGTTGTCCATACTGCAAGATGGCTAAAgag gtttttgataaattaaatcaagctTACAAGGCAATTGAGCTCAATGAGAGAAAAGATGGTGATGAAATTCAAGATGTACTTTTGGAAATGACTGGTGCAAGAACTGTTCCAAGAGTATTTATCAAGGGTGAATGTATTGGAGGTGGTACTGATTGCAAAAAGATGTTTGACAATGGTGAATTACAAAAGAAATTGTAA
- the LOC122849924 gene encoding glutaredoxin-C3-like isoform X1, which translates to MGSSVSSTARRVIMPAAREFVESAIAADTVVIFSKSSCPYCKMAKEVFDKLNQAYKAIELNERKDGDEIQDVLLEMTGARTVPRVFIKGECIGGGTDCKKMFDNGELQKKL; encoded by the exons ATGGGTTCTTCAGTTTCCAGCACTGCTAGAAGAGTCATAATGCCAGCAGCCAGAGAATTCGTTGAGAGTGCTATTGCAGCAGATACTGTTGTTATTTTCTCCAAGAGCAGTTGTCCATACTGCAAGATGGCTAAAgag gtttttgataaattaaatcaagctTACAAGGCAATTGAGCTCAATGAGAGAAAAGATGGTGATGAAATTCAAGATGTACTTTTGGAAATGACTGGTGCAAGAACTGTTCCAAGAGTATTTATCAAGGGTGAATGTATTGGAGGTGGTACTGATTGCAAAAAGATGTTTGACAATGGTGAATTACAAAAGAAATTGTAA
- the LOC122849922 gene encoding uncharacterized protein LOC122849922, with the protein MSIKEFVKEAIAAETVVIFSKSYCPFSQMAKEVFEKLNHTYKVVELDGSEVYSGEIQDVLAQMTGARSLPRVFIKGECIGGGTDCEAMFISGELPRKLHHIMFNIPFTSPDKRIITINTKDYVEKIIARNTVAIFSKSYCPYCKMAKQIFDQLNQPYKVIELDERKDGYEILDYLGEMTGVKSVPRVFIKGACIGGGSDCKTLLENGELQKKL; encoded by the exons atgtcTATCAAGGAATTTGTTAAGGAAGCAATTGCAGCAGAgactgttgttattttttcaaaaagctATTGTCCATTTAGTCAGATGGCTAAAGag gTTTTTGAGAAATTAAATCACACTTACAAGGTAGTCGAGCTTGATGGAAGCGAGGTTTATAGTGGTGAAATTCAAGATGTACTTGCTCAAATGACTGGTGCAAGATCTCTTCCAAGAGTATTTATCAAGGGTGAATGTATTGGAGGTGGTACTGATTGTGAGGCAATGTTTATTAGTGGTGAATTGCCAAGAAAATTGCATCACATCATGTTCAATATACCAT TTACCAGCCCAGACAAACGAATCATCACGATAAATACCAAGGATtacgttgaaaaaattattgcaagaAATACTGTtgctattttttcaaaaagctATTGTCCATACTGCAAAATGGCTAAAcag aTTTTTGATCAATTGAATCAGCCTTACAAGGTAATTGAGCTAGATGAGAGAAAAGATGGTTATGAAATTCTGGATTATCTTGGAGAAATGACTGGTGTAAAATCTGTTCCGAGAGTATTCATCAAGGGTGCATGTATTGGAGGTGGTTCTGATTGCAAAACATTGCTTGAAAATGGTGAATTGCAAAAGAAATTgtga
- the LOC122849926 gene encoding biogenesis of lysosome-related organelles complex 1 subunit 6, translated as MMSDIGEAAAAEVHLSSQEFNEELINIKQIAKHLPIVLGSCSSELGQLKSDLLELQKKQNGLIDKMQVENQQLTETAQDGMCSRMYPLIKSYNDKLHRIKKEILSVHERTVKLKKRALRLQQIKEKEALYKEQKREEDLRREQELIGKPLPNK; from the exons atGATGTCAGATATTGGTGAAGCAGCTGCAGCTGAAGTTCACTTGTCATCTCAAGAGtt cAATGAAGAgcttataaatataaaacaaattgcaAAACATCTTCCAATTGTTTTGGGCAGCTGTTCATCAGAGCTGGGACAATTAAAATCAGATCTACTTGAATTAca aaaaaaacaaaatggtcTTATTGATAAAATGCAAGTTGAAAATCAACAGCTCACTGAAACTGCTCAGGATGGCATGTGCTCCAGAatg tatccattaattaaatcatacaatgataaattacacagaattaaaaaagaaattctttCTGTTCATGAAAGAACAGTTAAATTAAag aAACGAGCACTACGTTTGCaacaaattaaagaaaaagaagcaTTATACAAAGAACAAAAACGTGAAGAAGATCTTCGTCGTGAACAAGAACTCATTGGTAAACCTTTacccaataaataa
- the LOC122849925 gene encoding LOW QUALITY PROTEIN: GDP-fucose protein O-fucosyltransferase 2 (The sequence of the model RefSeq protein was modified relative to this genomic sequence to represent the inferred CDS: inserted 1 base in 1 codon), with product MYLYNFYNIFIQLLLIIIVVAEFDEPGYCPATNDDSTSDKCAENKYLSSKKRYILYDVNPPEGFNLRRDVYVRVAVFINKLNKSNDKFKWILVLPPWGKSYHWRSQSIGDQSKIPWSQFFDIKSLNKFIPVIEMYEFLKEYKSENQVTILDRIYYLQNDPKMFESGDFHERNIIEKCIDNRGGYRKNYNDKFIGNFWGYQNISADKFDCVTFHGTMSGLKKNLQPDLYRSFMFDHMEIPLXHGSNIIQKSYREKYLNSTDDNDNTKRPFNWQDEKEHRNSIGGPYLAAHLRRRDFVNGHSNYVPSINNAASQLDEKMKEFNLKNIFIATDADSQEFDKLKNYLSKYNVFKYTPTSVELKKIKDGGVAIVDQIISSHARYFVGTQESTFTFRIQEEREIIGFPTSTTFNIFCGDKNYKKNCKPESQWKIKW from the exons atgtatttatataatttttataatatttttatacaattattattaattataattgttgttgCTGAGTTTGATGAGCCAGGTTATTGTCCAGCAACAAATGATGATAGCACATCAGACAAATGTGCtgaaaacaaatatttgtcTAGTAAAAAAAg atatattttatatgatgtTAATCCACCAGAAGGATTTAATCTACGAAGAGATGTTTATGTCAGAGTAgcagtatttataaataaattaaataaatctaatgataaatttaaatggatTTTAGTTCTACCACCATggg GTAAATCATATCATTGGAGAAGTCAGAGCATTGGTGATCAATCAAAAATACCATGGagtcaattttttgacattaaaagtttaaataaatttataccagTCATTGAaatgtatgaatttttaaaag AATATAAATCTGAAAATCAAGTTACAATATTAGatagaatttattatttacaaaatgatcCAAAGATGTTTGAAAGTGGTGATTTTCATGAAAGAAATATCATTGAAAAGTGCATTGATAATCGTGGtggatatagaaaaaattataatgataaatttattggtaATTTTTGGGGATATCAAAATATATCTGCTGATAAATTTGACTGTGTTACATTTCATGGAACAATGTCtggcttgaaaaaaaatttacagccAGATTTATacag atcTTTTATGTTTGACCATATGGAAATTCCAC CTCATGgatcaaatattattcaaaaatcatatcgtgaaaaatatttaaattcaactgaTGATAATGACAATACAAAAAGACCATTCAACTGGCAAgatgaaaaa gaacatagaaatTCAATTGGTGGTCCATATTTGGCAGCTCATCTTCGTCGACGTGATTTTGTAAATGGACATAGTAATTATGTACCGTCAATAAATAATGCAGCATCacaattagatgaaaaaatgaaagaatttaatcttaaaaatatattcattgcaACAGATGCTGACAGCCAAG aatttgataaattaaaaaattatttatccaagtataatgtatttaaatacaCACCAACGagtgttgaattaaaaaaaattaaagacgGTGGAGTTGCAATTGTTGATCAAATAATTTCTTCACATGcaag GTATTTTGTTGGAACTCAAGAGTCAACATTTACATTTAGAATTCAAGAAGAACGTGAAATTATTGGCTTTCCAACAAGTACAACATTTAATATCTTTTGtggtgataaaaattataaaaaaaactgtaaacCTGAGAGTCAATGGAAAATCaaatggtaa
- the LOC122849927 gene encoding nucleolar GTP-binding protein 1-like, with translation MNVLYDKDHYKLALGQTNTARHLIDNVAKDYVRLLKYGDSLYRCKQLKKAALGRMATIMKRQGSNLTYLEQVRQHLARLPSIDPYTRTIIICGFPNVGKSSFINKITRADVEVQPYAFTTKSLYVGHTDYKYLRWQVIDTPGILDHSLEDRNVIEMQAVTALAHLRAAVLYVCDVSEQCGHTIEEQVHLFKSIKPLFNDKPLIVVVNKIDVLSMKDLSDDKRKALEDLMDNGKVPIMEMSTVNDHGVMEVKQEACERLLSYRVDQKIKTKKVDGLLNRLHVALPTPRDGKSRPVCIPDSVLAKKKIIADKQKKIQQQQQQQGGEEEEEENKTTNKRKLEREIEEAEGDDYVLDLKKNYDIEGEQKFDNIPEIWEGHNIADYIDPEILARLNDLEKEEDVRTETGIYDYKAPELTPTMIDIQNLAKEIREARMIMKEESRIVKQSTKSHMPRTAAAQVRGRSVTRLKNEMEKLGVNVDDREDAHFAKTRGRSRSASGPSKKRMRVESVGRSLSRGRSASRPRDEMGIKDIAMKDKLKNIAHKAISKKVGKKGLKGEADRFIGTKMPRHLFAGKRGVGKTDRR, from the exons ATGAATGTTCTTTATGACAAAGATCATTACAAATTAGCTCTTGGTCAAACAAATACAGCAAgacatttaattgataatgtaGCAAAAGATTACGttagattattaaaatatggtGATTCATTGTATCGTTGTAAACAGCTTAAAAAAGCAGCACTTGGTCGTATGGCAACAATAATGAAACGTCAAGGTTCAAATTTAACATATTTAGAACAAGTACGTCAACATTTAGCTCGTTTACCAAGTATTGATCCATACACACGTACAATAATCATATGTGGTTTTCCAAATGTTGGTAAAAGtagttttatcaataaaataacacgTGCTGATGTTGAAGTACAACCATATGCATTTACAACAAAATCATTATACGTTGGACATActgattataaatatttaagatgGCAAGTTATTGATACACCAGGTATATTAGATCATTCACTTGAAGATCGTAATGTCATTGAAATGCAAGCTGTAACAGCACTTGCACATTTACGTGCTGCTGTATTATATGTTTGTGATGTATCTGAACAATGTGGTCATACTATTGAAGAACaagtacatttatttaaatcaattaaacctttatttaatgataaaccattgattgttgttgttaataaaattgatgtatTAAGTATGAAAGATTTAAGTGATGATAAACGTAAAGCACTTGAAGATTTAATGGACAATGGTAAAGTACCAATTATGGAAATGAGTACAGTTAATGATCATGGTGTTATGGAAGTTAAACAAGAAGCATGTGAACGTTTATTGTCATATCGTgttgatcaaaaaattaaaactaaaaaagttGATGGTTTATTAAATCGTTTACATGTTGCATTACCAACACCACGTGATGGAAAATCACGTCCAGTATGTATACCAGATAGTGTACttgctaagaaaaaaattattgctgataaacaaaagaaaatacaacaacaacaacaacaacaaggtggtgaagaagaagaagaagaaaataaaacaacaaataaacgtAAATTGGAACGTGAAATTGAAGAAGCAGAAGGTGATGATTATGTTCTTGATcttaagaaaaattatgatattgaAGGAGAACAAAAATTCGATAATATACCAGAAATATGGGAAGGACATAATATTGCTGATTACATTGATCCTGAAATTCTTGCAAGATTGAATGACttagaaaaagaagaagatgtAAGAACTGAAACAGgaatttatgattataaaGCACCAGAATTAACACCAACAATGATAGACATACAAAATCTTGCTAAAGAAATTCGTGAAGCTAGAATGATCATGAAAGAAGAATCACGTATTGTCAaacaatcaacaaaatcaCATATGCCACGTACTGCTGCAGCACAAGTACGTGGAAGATCAGTAACAAGATTAAAGAATGAAATGGAAAAACTTGGTGTTAATGTGGATGATAGGGAAGATGCACATTTCGCTAAAACACGTGGACGTTCTAGATCAGCATCTGGACCAAGTAAAAAACGTATGCGTGTTGAATCAGTTGGACGTAGTTTATCACGTGGACGTAGTGCATCTAGACCTCGTGATGAAATGGGCATCAAGGATATTgct ATGAAAGACAAGCTTAAAAATATTGCACACAAAGCTATCTCAAAGAAGGTTGGCAAGAAAGGTCTTAAGGGTGAAGCTGATCGTTTTATTGGTACCAAAATGCCTCGTCATCTTTTCGCTGGCAAAAGAGGTGTTGGAAAAACTGATAgaagataa
- the LOC122849930 gene encoding facilitated trehalose transporter Tret1-2 homolog, translated as MSDKVEYSYRTIFYEFWFGFHAMIGMIGPGMNIGYSSVALPVLTSDKNETIGSNYLYDNEQLATWFASIIAIANLIGCLFCGILMKTGRKNSMIFVSFLCTIGWLVIATSNNIPQLLIGRFITGFSTGVVSTPTIVYLAEISLPQHRIIMTTSSNFTFSIGVMLIYLLGFIIPNNWRLIAYLAALIPAISTICIAIFIPESPMWLLHKGNEKKARKSLFKIRGLKIETEEFKDEFKKMIDYNKKIIIEPINSIFNGIDNVELNKVNKNSIDSSTRSNSSSRLSVALRSFLKTSKKPDVWKPFIILNTYFFFQQFCGIASVVAYAVDFVEQSGVIADPFFITALIGMLQIIAALILVLMSAKIGTRPISLISGVGMSISLAFLIIYLKFIKGEHENYTSIPIICLFTFVLTGQFGFAAIPWTLLGELYPTKYVNILGPLTTCLGGFFNFITIQIYPSLVDIGMITTLCIYCLTSIIATIFIALFLPETRGKTNHEIEEKFRKK; from the exons atgaGTGACAAAGTGGAATATTCTTATCGCACAATTTTTTACGAA ttttggTTTGGATTTCATGCAATGATTGGGATGATTGGTCCTGGAATGAATATTGGATATTCATCAGTGGCACTTCCAGTATTGACAAgcgataaaaatgaaacaattggatcaaattatttatatgataatgAACAATTAGCTACGTGGtttg caTCAATAATTGCAATTGCAAATTTAATTGGATGTCTTTTTTGTGGAATATTAATGAAAACtggaagaaaaaattcaatgatttttgttAGTTTTTTGTGTACTATTGGTTGGCTTGTCATTGCAACAAGTAATAATATTCCACAGCTTTTAATTGGCCGATTTATAactg gaTTTTCAACTGGTGTTGTATCAACaccaacaattgtttatttagcTGAAATTTCATTACCACAACATCGAATAATCATGACAACTTCATcgaattttacattttcaattggtgtcatgttgatttatttactgGGTTTTATTATACCT aaTAATTGGAGATTAATTGCATATTTAGCTGCTTTAATACCAGCAATATCAACAATATGCATTGCAATATTTATACCAGAAAGTCCAATGTGGCTTTTACACaaaggaaatgaaaaaaaagctagaaaatcattatttaaaatacgtggattaaaaattgaaacagaAGAATTTaaagatgaatttaaaaaaatgattgattataataaaaaaattataattgaaccAATAAATAGTATTTTCAATGGTATTGATaatgttgaattaaataaagttaataaaaattcaattgattcatcaacaagatcaaattcatcatcacGTTTATCTGTTGCATTAAGAAGctttttaaaaacatcaaaaaaaccAGATGTTTGGAaaccatttattattttaaatacatattttttttttcaacaattttgtGGTATTGCTTCTGTTGTTGCTTATGCTGTTGATTTTGTTGAACAAAGTGGTGTTATTGCTGATCCATTTTTTATAACAGCATTGATTGGAATGCTACAAATTATTGCAGCATTAATACTTGTTTTAATGAGTGCAAA AATTGGAACAAGACCAATTTCTTTAATTTCCGGTGTTGGAATGAGTATTTCATTggcttttttaataatttatttaaaatttatcaaaggaGAACATGAAAATTACACGAGTATTCCAATAATTTGTCTTTTTACATTTGTT ttAACTGGACAATTTGGATTTGCTGCAATTCCATGGACATTACTTGGTGAATTGTATCCAACAAAATACGTCAATATTTTAGGTCCATTGACAACATGTCTTGgtggattttttaattttataacaatacaaatttatccGTCATTAGTTGATATTGGAATGATAACAACACtttgtatttattgtttaacatCAATTATTGCAACGATatttattgcattatttttacCAGAAACACGTGGAAAAACAAATcatgaaattgaagaaaaatttagaaaaaaataa